The following is a genomic window from Butyricimonas faecihominis.
CCCCAAGTATAGCCAATTCATTCAAGCTGGGTTCCAGAACTGTTTTTAGAATATCGGAGGCAATCAAAAACTCAAGGCCTAATAGTAAATAAGTTCCTAGATCGGCACGAAGTTCACGAGTTGCCGTGAACGAGTATTTCCCGGTAAAACGTCGGGATTCATTACGGATGAACGCGCAAAAAGCAATTATCGCCCCATAGATAACGATGATCAGGCTGATGACGCTGATACCCGTGGATAGTATTTCAAGATAGTGCATGATTTTCATGATGTGGTATTTATAATGTCGTAATTACGGATTTTTTGTATAAAGGTTGTTACAATTCCCGTTTTTTCGCTAAAATCGTTATCTTTGGGGTGTTGTAAAAATAAATCACTTACTATAAAGAAACAATGGAGCAAGAGAACAAACAAATGAATTCACTCCCGGATAACGCGTACCGGGAGCTCGCCCCGGGCGAGGAGTACAAGCCGATGATGCCGGCGAACACGAAACCCAAGGAGGTTACGCCTTATTCCGTGACATTCGGTATTATCATGGCGGTCATTTTTTCTGCGGCAGCAGCTTACCTTGGACT
Proteins encoded in this region:
- a CDS encoding DUF1622 domain-containing protein → MKIMHYLEILSTGISVISLIIVIYGAIIAFCAFIRNESRRFTGKYSFTATRELRADLGTYLLLGLEFLIASDILKTVLEPSLNELAILGGVVILRTVLSIFLNKEIKELQVQKEGTGGPEKD